Proteins from a single region of Macaca thibetana thibetana isolate TM-01 chromosome 4, ASM2454274v1, whole genome shotgun sequence:
- the ASF1A gene encoding histone chaperone ASF1A, translating to MAKVQVNNVVVLDNPSPFYNPFQFEITFECIEDLSEDLEWKIIYVGSAESEEYDQVLDSVLVGPVPAGRHMFVFQADAPNPGLIPDADAVGVTVVLITCTYRGQEFIRVGYYVNNEYTETELRENPPVKPDFSKLQRNILASNPRVTRFHINWEDNTEKLEDAESSNPNLQSLLSTDALPSASKGWSTSENSLNVMLESHMDCM from the exons atggcaaaggtTCAGGTGAACAATGTAGTGGTGCTGGATAACCCTTCTCCTTTCTACAACCCGTTCCAGTTCGAGATCACCTTCGAGTGCATCGAGGACCTGTCTGAAG ACTTGGAATGGAAAATTATCTATGTGGGCTCTGCAGAAAGTGAAGAATACGATCAAGTTTTAGACTCTGTTTTAGTGGGCCCTGTTCCTGCAGGAAGGCATATGTTTGTATTTCAG GCTGATGCACCTAATCCAGGACTCATTCCAGATGCAGATGCAGTAGGCGTAACTGTTGTGCTAATTACTTGTACCTATCGAGGACAAGAATTTATTAGAGTTGGCTATTATGTAAATAATGAATATACTGAGACAGAATTAAGGGAAAATCCGCCAGTAAAACCAGACTTTTCTAAG CTTCAAAGGAATATTTTGGCATCTAATCCCAGGGTCACAAGATTCCACATTAATTGGGAAGACAACACAGAAAAACTGGAAGATGCAGAGAGCAGTAATCCAAATCTACAGTCACTTCTTTCAACAGATGCATTACCTTCAGCATCAAAGGGATGGTCCACATCAGAAAACTCACTAAATGTCATGTTAGAATCCCACATGGACTGCATGTGA